In Pontiella desulfatans, one DNA window encodes the following:
- a CDS encoding type II secretion system F family protein produces the protein MTKFSYKAVTAEGESRTGFIEAPTETRAIQQLQRQRLVVLKVVRADALEGNGNAATAFGKRITVQQLMEFSSETSALLDARIPLEQALKTQADLCPHPRFKEVLTEVWKDVTGGASFADALSRHPKVFERFYSNMVRGGEASGSLDLIMRRIATLLERRQKVRSKVVTAMIYPSLLLIMGIAVVAIMMVFVIPKLIEMFEDSGEMLPASTRALIGLSGFCREYWWLGPLLVVLIAGLFKFWTRSEEGRVAWGTKVLRIPILGGLLAEAETSRFCRMLSALLEGQVPILQAISITGGTLGNAALQKLMRRVYEQVQGGKPMGAILQNDPLFPELAARMVSMGEDSGELGTMLNKVADRYEEKVSASTDRFVSVLEPAFIVVLAVIVGFIVVAMMQGIMAMSTSAS, from the coding sequence ATGACAAAGTTTTCCTACAAAGCCGTGACCGCCGAGGGCGAAAGCCGCACGGGGTTCATCGAAGCGCCGACCGAGACGCGCGCCATCCAGCAGCTCCAGCGGCAGCGACTGGTGGTGCTCAAGGTGGTGCGCGCCGATGCCCTCGAAGGCAACGGCAACGCGGCGACCGCGTTCGGCAAGCGCATCACCGTGCAGCAGCTGATGGAGTTTTCGTCCGAAACCTCCGCCCTGCTCGATGCCCGGATTCCGCTGGAGCAGGCGCTCAAGACCCAGGCCGACCTCTGCCCGCATCCGCGCTTCAAGGAGGTGCTCACCGAGGTGTGGAAGGATGTAACGGGCGGCGCCTCGTTCGCCGACGCCCTCTCGCGCCACCCGAAGGTGTTCGAGCGGTTCTATTCCAACATGGTGCGCGGCGGCGAGGCCTCCGGCTCGCTCGACCTCATCATGCGGCGCATCGCGACGCTGCTGGAGCGGCGCCAGAAGGTGCGCTCCAAGGTCGTGACCGCCATGATCTACCCCTCGCTGCTGCTCATCATGGGCATCGCGGTGGTGGCCATCATGATGGTGTTCGTAATTCCGAAGCTGATCGAAATGTTCGAGGATTCCGGCGAAATGCTGCCCGCCTCGACGCGGGCGCTGATCGGCCTGAGCGGCTTCTGCCGCGAATACTGGTGGCTCGGCCCGTTGCTGGTCGTGCTGATTGCCGGGCTGTTCAAATTCTGGACGCGCAGCGAAGAGGGCCGCGTGGCCTGGGGCACGAAGGTGCTGCGGATCCCCATCCTCGGCGGGTTGTTGGCCGAGGCCGAAACCAGCCGCTTCTGCCGCATGCTCAGTGCGCTGCTCGAAGGGCAGGTGCCGATCCTCCAGGCCATCTCCATCACCGGTGGAACGCTCGGCAACGCCGCGCTGCAAAAGCTGATGCGCCGCGTCTACGAACAGGTGCAGGGCGGCAAGCCCATGGGCGCCATCCTGCAAAACGATCCCCTCTTCCCCGAGCTCGCGGCGCGGATGGTTTCCATGGGCGAGGATTCCGGCGAACTCGGAACCATGCTCAACAAGGTGGCCGACCGCTACGAGGAAAAGGTCTCCGCCAGCACCGACCGTTTCGTCAGCGTGCTCGAACCCGCATTCATCGTCGTGCTCGCGGTCATCGTCGGTTTCATCGTCGTTGCCATGATGCAGGGCATCATGGCCATGAGCACATCCGCAAGCTAG
- a CDS encoding prepilin-type N-terminal cleavage/methylation domain-containing protein — MPKDGQASSIRKRAAKQAFTLVELLVVVVIIAIIAGIGIPTIESMTSPKYTLRKEGRRVMQLMAEARLVALARKQRTELRVNPETNEISIPGKTVALDDTIGIEILAEEETEEGSTNVLAVVFAHFGGSDGGGLALSKENVRYEFTTDVLTGRATAERAQKEDDND; from the coding sequence ATGCCGAAGGACGGCCAAGCATCAAGCATCAGGAAGCGAGCTGCGAAACAAGCGTTTACGCTGGTTGAGCTGCTGGTCGTCGTCGTGATCATCGCGATCATCGCGGGCATCGGCATTCCGACGATTGAATCGATGACCTCCCCGAAATATACCCTTCGCAAGGAGGGGCGGCGCGTCATGCAACTGATGGCCGAGGCGCGTCTGGTCGCCCTGGCGCGAAAACAGCGCACGGAACTGCGCGTGAATCCGGAAACGAATGAAATCTCCATTCCCGGAAAAACGGTTGCGCTCGACGATACCATCGGGATCGAGATCCTCGCCGAGGAGGAAACGGAGGAAGGGAGCACCAACGTGCTGGCCGTTGTCTTCGCCCACTTCGGCGGCAGCGACGGCGGCGGCCTTGCGCTATCGAAGGAAAACGTCCGCTACGAATTCACCACCGATGTCCTGACGGGACGGGCCACCGCGGAACGCGCCCAAAAGGAGGATGACAATGACTAG
- the gspD gene encoding type II secretion system secretin GspD, translating into MEWKTGWKSVLVLAVLGCASVVPAQDEQQNSGRRGGGNTGGMRPGGLMGMRPGGVMNSQEDGAKATDQATLDAAIMSGRTAGTGTGSDVAVNWENITLKDCIEVLCRDLQMEFIISPSVNVSQEVSIRAGDVTKWEREDKLEMFDALLETAGVQRIERGRVWVFSPSDLRPIVEADRESEYPDGKPVIGVIRLKNIDATTAQTFLNNFSGKTKNIFGMEDSGVLIVMGTRAYLDQMNDLLKIVDVPASVMVQHVLEVADASDVAEELSSVFYRRTGHDGSAVQFFAVARLNMVVAHNATTAMAPEIERWIKMLDRSDGQNERVTKIYRLKVIEAETIAKTLDNLYSSLYQQTLDLQKELGKSATKESAAQTTAANSKNKAGNAAKTQTATATPAAPATGDAAGTTVNEEVIVLSDEDTNTLIVNAPADMQRQIAETIEELDRSRRQVLIETVLVEVTLDESLEFGVEWAILGQGNPSHSGAQMASLDLDELTTAEASIKSAADGLSYLFNKSDDSLALIHAAQDDDRLQVLSSPTVLTRDGMEAEISFGEEVPIQQSSVTDAGKENFSYDYRDAKITLKVTPKIDDHRMVTLDLEQTLRSINPETIDDEAPKFYTRELRSNLQVEDGQTLVLGGLIQRNDQKVRTGVPFLSQIPYIGWLFGRTKTVRVGSEILMIMTPHVVDSRDETDKLTRTFENKILGALREKNIRSLYNLGDDDATDATEADAETEEGQE; encoded by the coding sequence ATGGAGTGGAAAACAGGATGGAAGTCGGTTTTAGTGTTGGCGGTGCTCGGATGCGCCTCCGTGGTCCCGGCGCAGGATGAACAACAGAACTCGGGACGCCGGGGCGGCGGCAACACCGGCGGCATGCGGCCCGGCGGCTTGATGGGCATGCGGCCCGGCGGTGTGATGAACTCGCAGGAGGACGGCGCGAAGGCCACCGACCAGGCCACGCTCGATGCGGCCATCATGAGCGGGCGCACCGCAGGAACCGGAACGGGTTCGGATGTCGCCGTCAACTGGGAAAACATCACCCTCAAGGATTGCATCGAGGTGCTCTGCCGCGACCTGCAGATGGAATTCATCATTTCCCCCTCCGTCAACGTCTCGCAGGAGGTCAGCATCCGCGCCGGCGACGTCACGAAGTGGGAGCGCGAAGACAAGCTCGAAATGTTCGACGCCCTTCTTGAAACCGCAGGCGTGCAGCGCATCGAACGCGGCCGGGTGTGGGTCTTCTCCCCGTCCGACCTCCGGCCGATCGTCGAGGCGGACCGGGAGTCCGAATACCCCGACGGCAAGCCGGTCATCGGCGTGATCCGCTTGAAGAACATCGATGCCACCACCGCGCAAACCTTCCTCAACAACTTCAGCGGAAAGACCAAGAACATTTTCGGGATGGAGGATTCCGGCGTCCTGATCGTGATGGGCACCCGCGCCTACCTGGACCAGATGAACGACTTGCTCAAGATCGTCGATGTCCCGGCCTCGGTGATGGTGCAGCACGTCTTGGAAGTGGCCGATGCCTCGGATGTGGCCGAGGAGCTCTCCAGCGTCTTCTACCGCCGAACGGGCCACGACGGCTCCGCCGTCCAGTTTTTCGCGGTCGCCCGCCTCAACATGGTGGTCGCCCACAACGCCACCACGGCGATGGCCCCCGAGATCGAACGCTGGATCAAGATGCTCGACCGCTCCGACGGCCAGAACGAGCGCGTCACCAAAATATACCGACTGAAGGTGATCGAGGCCGAAACCATCGCCAAGACCCTCGACAACCTCTATTCCAGCCTCTACCAGCAAACCCTCGATCTGCAGAAGGAACTCGGCAAGAGTGCAACGAAGGAGTCCGCCGCGCAGACCACCGCCGCGAACAGCAAGAATAAAGCGGGCAACGCCGCCAAGACGCAAACCGCCACCGCAACGCCTGCGGCCCCCGCAACCGGCGATGCCGCCGGAACCACCGTCAACGAGGAGGTCATCGTCCTGTCCGACGAAGACACCAACACCCTCATCGTCAACGCCCCCGCCGACATGCAGCGGCAGATCGCCGAAACCATCGAAGAGCTCGACCGCTCGCGCCGCCAGGTGCTGATCGAAACCGTGCTCGTCGAGGTCACGCTCGATGAAAGCCTCGAGTTCGGCGTCGAGTGGGCCATCCTGGGCCAAGGCAACCCGAGCCATTCCGGCGCCCAAATGGCGAGCCTCGATCTCGACGAACTCACCACCGCCGAAGCCTCCATCAAATCGGCCGCCGACGGACTCTCCTACCTCTTCAACAAGAGCGACGATTCGCTTGCCCTCATCCACGCCGCGCAGGACGACGACCGGCTCCAGGTGCTCTCCTCCCCAACCGTGCTCACCCGCGACGGCATGGAAGCCGAAATCTCCTTCGGCGAAGAGGTGCCGATCCAGCAGAGCAGCGTGACCGACGCCGGCAAGGAAAACTTTTCCTACGACTACCGCGATGCCAAGATCACCCTGAAGGTCACGCCCAAGATCGACGACCACCGCATGGTCACCCTGGACCTGGAGCAAACCCTCCGCTCCATCAATCCGGAAACCATCGACGACGAAGCGCCCAAGTTCTACACCCGCGAGCTGCGCTCCAACCTCCAGGTCGAAGACGGCCAGACCCTCGTGCTCGGCGGCCTCATCCAACGCAACGACCAGAAGGTGCGCACCGGCGTCCCCTTCCTCAGCCAGATCCCCTACATCGGCTGGTTGTTCGGGCGCACCAAGACCGTCCGGGTCGGCTCCGAAATCCTGATGATCATGACGCCGCACGTCGTCGACTCGCGCGATGAAACCGACAAGCTCACCCGGACCTTCGAAAACAAGATCCTCGGCGCACTCCGCGAAAAGAACATCCGCTCCCTCTACAACCTCGGCGACGACGACGCAACGGATGCAACCGAGGCGGATGCGGAAACGGAAGAGGGGCAGGAATAA
- a CDS encoding GspE/PulE family protein, giving the protein MAYRQLGDILVAQGAANRDAVQAALRKQAGNGDRLGETLVGEGAIQPADLAAALAEQFELAVCPVEDPAKHLWLDENLPYPFLVEHRVLFLIDGETITAITDDPTDWASLEAIRMQRGEELEIQLVPTPAMDDALARAEDYAANNLGTMMQDAEVFEAGDWGDEEEHLRDLALEAPVVRMVNLIITAAVEKRASDIHIEIGEYNLRVRYRVDGVLHETESIDKKHHAAVTSRIKLLAKLDIAERRIPQDGRIKMQIQGFDLDMRVAVTPTIYGENIVIRLLNQQQVELDFSSLGMPDLERGQFTRMVEQPQGFILVTGPTGSGKTTTLHTALTHLNSEKVKIITIEDPVEIRLQGINQIQMNPKIGMTFANGLRSIVRQDPDIVMVGEIRDAETADIAIQASLTGHMVLSTLHTNDAAGSIARLADMGVESYLIASALTGALAQRLCRRVCPKCAETYTLTRSHLADFPEAVEPEYTFRRGHGCEYCDGTGFHGRVGLYELMGTNDEMRELIQHSPEAGPIRALAKRNGTKLLRECGWQAMVEGTSTVEEVRRVTQWS; this is encoded by the coding sequence ATGGCCTACCGTCAACTCGGCGACATTCTCGTGGCGCAAGGCGCCGCCAACCGCGATGCCGTGCAGGCCGCACTGCGCAAGCAGGCGGGCAACGGCGACCGGCTCGGCGAAACCCTCGTCGGCGAGGGCGCCATCCAGCCCGCCGACCTGGCCGCCGCGCTGGCCGAACAGTTCGAGCTTGCGGTTTGCCCGGTCGAGGATCCGGCAAAGCATCTGTGGCTCGACGAAAACCTGCCCTATCCCTTCCTGGTCGAGCACCGCGTGCTCTTCCTCATCGACGGCGAAACCATCACCGCCATCACCGACGACCCAACCGACTGGGCCAGCCTCGAGGCCATCCGCATGCAACGCGGCGAAGAGCTGGAAATCCAGCTCGTGCCGACCCCGGCCATGGACGACGCACTCGCCCGCGCCGAGGATTACGCCGCCAACAACCTCGGCACCATGATGCAGGATGCCGAGGTCTTCGAGGCGGGCGACTGGGGCGACGAGGAGGAGCACCTGCGCGACCTCGCGCTCGAAGCGCCCGTGGTGCGCATGGTCAACCTCATCATCACGGCGGCCGTCGAAAAACGCGCCTCCGACATCCACATCGAGATCGGCGAATACAACCTGCGGGTCCGCTACCGCGTCGATGGCGTGCTGCACGAAACCGAATCGATCGACAAGAAGCACCATGCCGCCGTCACCTCGCGCATCAAGCTGCTGGCCAAGCTCGACATCGCCGAGCGCCGCATCCCCCAGGACGGCCGCATCAAGATGCAGATCCAGGGCTTCGACCTCGATATGCGCGTCGCCGTTACACCGACCATCTACGGCGAAAACATCGTCATCCGCCTGCTCAACCAGCAGCAGGTCGAGCTGGACTTTTCCAGCCTCGGCATGCCGGATCTCGAACGCGGTCAGTTCACCCGCATGGTCGAGCAGCCGCAAGGCTTCATCCTCGTCACGGGTCCGACGGGCAGCGGCAAAACCACCACGCTCCACACCGCGCTCACGCACCTCAACTCCGAAAAGGTCAAGATCATCACCATCGAGGACCCGGTCGAAATCCGCTTGCAGGGCATCAACCAGATCCAGATGAACCCCAAAATCGGCATGACCTTCGCCAACGGCCTGCGCTCCATCGTCCGCCAGGATCCGGACATCGTCATGGTCGGCGAGATCCGCGATGCCGAAACCGCCGACATCGCCATCCAGGCCTCGCTCACCGGGCACATGGTGCTCTCCACGCTGCACACCAACGATGCGGCCGGCAGCATCGCCCGTCTGGCCGACATGGGGGTCGAGTCGTACCTCATCGCCTCCGCGCTCACGGGCGCGCTGGCGCAGCGGCTCTGCCGCCGGGTTTGCCCGAAGTGCGCCGAAACCTACACGCTCACCCGTTCGCACCTGGCCGACTTCCCCGAAGCCGTCGAACCGGAATACACCTTCAGGCGCGGCCACGGCTGCGAGTATTGCGACGGTACCGGGTTCCATGGCCGCGTCGGCCTCTACGAACTGATGGGCACCAACGACGAGATGCGCGAGCTGATCCAGCATTCGCCCGAGGCCGGGCCGATCCGCGCGCTGGCCAAGCGCAACGGAACCAAGCTGCTGCGCGAGTGCGGCTGGCAGGCGATGGTCGAGGGAACCAGCACCGTCGAGGAAGTCCGCCGGGTAACCCAATGGTCATAG
- a CDS encoding type II secretion system minor pseudopilin: MNTDQHSLVRPGSRSGSALILVLAVTVVLAFLVANFSAEIKNELKAAGAHYEEAINTQLARSAFELARLELARGGSLYANGHGDAFLIAGTEDYETEIEELLLYREGIALGRGLLSYRLIHSPSALDPNELGQNDWHRLLEVACDMEEGDERSALVDCIIDWTDEDDIARASGMEEDDYQELDTPRHVKNGVLDSFEELLMVHGMTRELFFGTGNPARVEDGMLWGGGILRYLIGDHSPEGRASAQYVLSGAVPADDDYDEDEELEYSKVETLPEQLYLLASGRIEAEDDTEEADREVVSERIVLVRLRLGEGQDAAYEIDDMMGNAPRETVERVLAYGVPEDD; encoded by the coding sequence ATGAACACGGATCAACACAGCTTAGTCCGCCCGGGCTCCAGGAGCGGCTCCGCCCTCATCCTGGTGCTGGCGGTGACGGTGGTGCTGGCGTTCCTGGTGGCGAACTTCTCCGCCGAGATCAAGAACGAGCTGAAGGCCGCGGGCGCGCACTATGAAGAGGCGATCAATACGCAGCTGGCGCGCAGTGCGTTCGAGCTGGCGCGGCTGGAGCTGGCGCGCGGCGGATCGCTCTACGCCAACGGCCATGGCGACGCCTTTCTGATTGCGGGCACGGAGGACTATGAAACGGAGATCGAGGAGCTGCTACTTTACCGCGAAGGCATCGCCCTCGGCCGGGGCTTGCTCTCCTACCGGCTCATCCATTCGCCATCGGCCCTCGATCCGAACGAGCTGGGGCAAAACGATTGGCACCGCCTGCTGGAAGTCGCCTGCGACATGGAAGAGGGCGACGAGCGAAGCGCGCTGGTCGACTGCATCATCGACTGGACCGACGAGGACGACATTGCCCGCGCCAGCGGCATGGAGGAGGACGACTATCAGGAACTCGACACGCCGCGCCACGTGAAGAACGGCGTGTTGGATTCCTTCGAGGAGCTGCTGATGGTGCATGGCATGACGCGCGAACTTTTTTTTGGAACCGGCAACCCGGCGCGGGTCGAGGACGGCATGCTTTGGGGCGGCGGCATCCTGCGGTATCTGATCGGCGACCACTCGCCGGAGGGACGCGCCTCCGCGCAGTATGTCTTGTCGGGGGCCGTTCCGGCGGACGACGATTACGACGAGGACGAGGAACTTGAATACAGCAAGGTCGAAACGCTTCCGGAGCAGCTGTACCTGCTCGCCAGCGGCCGCATTGAAGCCGAAGACGACACCGAAGAGGCAGACCGGGAGGTGGTTTCCGAACGCATCGTTTTGGTTCGCCTCCGGTTGGGTGAAGGGCAGGATGCCGCATATGAAATCGACGACATGATGGGCAACGCGCCGCGCGAAACCGTGGAGCGGGTGCTGGCCTACGGCGTGCCGGAGGACGATTGA
- the gspG gene encoding type II secretion system major pseudopilin GspG, with protein sequence MNEKKRKKSKSGFTLVELLVVIVILMVIGTISMQTFRKEPDKARVQAARTSFSQLETALERYKLDVGTYPTEEAGLNALVSAPEENDGAWGGPYMRKAKDIRDPWGNDYLLKVPASDGTDYEIVCLGADGAEGGEGFMADLSSIDE encoded by the coding sequence ATGAACGAGAAGAAAAGAAAAAAGAGCAAGTCCGGTTTCACCCTGGTGGAGCTGTTGGTGGTGATCGTGATCCTGATGGTGATCGGCACCATCTCGATGCAGACCTTCCGCAAGGAGCCCGACAAGGCGCGGGTGCAGGCGGCGCGCACCTCGTTCAGCCAGCTCGAAACCGCCCTCGAGCGCTACAAGCTCGACGTGGGCACCTATCCCACCGAAGAGGCCGGGCTGAATGCGCTCGTCTCCGCACCGGAAGAGAACGACGGCGCATGGGGAGGCCCCTACATGCGCAAGGCCAAGGATATCCGCGACCCGTGGGGCAACGACTATCTCCTCAAGGTTCCGGCCTCCGACGGCACCGACTATGAAATCGTCTGCCTCGGCGCCGACGGCGCGGAAGGCGGAGAAGGTTTCATGGCGGATCTCTCGTCGATCGACGAATAA
- a CDS encoding outer membrane protein assembly factor BamB family protein, translated as MKKLLILALLATGSTFAGDWPRFRGPGGLGVSNETGLPAQWSATQNLKWKLRLPGQGSSSPIVVGDRLFITSYSGYGADNAADVNNLKRHLLCIHPDTGEIRWSKEIPSTAAEDSWSGWLREHGYASHTPVCDGERVFVFCGKTGVIAFDMEGQEAWRKNVGTSSANRRWGSAASPILHGDLLIVNASEESRTIYALDKKTGKEVWKYESGKTELTYGTPALAELAGGKKELVMAVPNEVWGIDPETGKRTWWIDTELKGNISPSLLAIKDKVYVFGGYPRITTVALRAGGEGDATGTHTLWSSRDSSYVPSAVEHEGHLYWIGNKGEAFCMKADTGELVYKEKLEAGSGNAFYASATLADGKLYVPSRKSGTFVLAAKPSFELLAQNRFDSDESDFNASAAISGGKIFLRSNEALYCIANQ; from the coding sequence ATGAAAAAGCTACTGATTCTTGCATTGCTCGCAACCGGCTCAACCTTCGCGGGCGACTGGCCCCGGTTCCGCGGCCCCGGCGGTCTGGGCGTCAGCAACGAAACCGGACTACCGGCCCAATGGAGCGCAACGCAAAACCTCAAGTGGAAGCTCCGCCTGCCCGGCCAGGGTTCGTCCAGCCCGATTGTCGTGGGCGACCGGCTCTTCATCACCTCCTACAGCGGCTACGGCGCGGACAACGCGGCCGATGTGAACAACCTGAAGCGCCACCTGCTTTGCATCCATCCCGACACCGGCGAAATACGCTGGAGCAAAGAGATTCCCTCCACCGCCGCGGAAGATTCCTGGAGCGGTTGGCTCAGGGAGCACGGCTATGCCAGCCACACACCGGTCTGCGACGGCGAGCGGGTGTTCGTTTTCTGCGGAAAGACCGGCGTCATTGCCTTCGACATGGAGGGGCAGGAAGCCTGGCGCAAGAATGTCGGCACCTCGTCCGCCAACCGCCGCTGGGGATCGGCCGCCAGCCCCATCCTCCACGGCGACCTGCTGATCGTCAATGCCTCCGAAGAGAGCCGCACCATCTATGCGCTGGATAAAAAAACCGGCAAGGAGGTCTGGAAATACGAATCCGGCAAAACCGAACTCACCTACGGCACCCCCGCCCTCGCCGAGCTTGCCGGCGGAAAAAAAGAACTGGTCATGGCCGTACCGAACGAAGTGTGGGGGATCGATCCGGAAACCGGTAAACGCACCTGGTGGATCGATACGGAACTGAAGGGCAACATTTCCCCCAGCCTGCTCGCCATCAAGGACAAGGTCTACGTCTTCGGCGGCTACCCGCGCATCACCACCGTCGCCCTTCGCGCCGGTGGCGAGGGCGATGCCACCGGCACACACACGCTCTGGAGCAGCAGGGATTCCTCCTATGTCCCTTCCGCGGTCGAACACGAGGGGCACCTTTACTGGATCGGCAACAAGGGCGAGGCGTTTTGCATGAAGGCCGACACCGGCGAGCTGGTCTACAAGGAAAAGCTCGAGGCCGGCAGCGGCAATGCCTTCTATGCATCGGCCACCCTCGCCGACGGCAAGCTTTATGTCCCCAGCCGTAAAAGCGGAACCTTTGTGCTGGCGGCCAAGCCAAGCTTCGAACTCCTTGCGCAAAACCGCTTCGACTCGGACGAGAGCGATTTCAACGCCAGCGCCGCCATCAGCGGGGGCAAGATCTTCCTGCGCTCGAACGAAGCGCTCTACTGCATCGCCAATCAATAA
- a CDS encoding type IV pilus modification PilV family protein: MTRRDGFSLLEVLAALVVFTIGVTGLLSALGHHLRDINQTKDHALAVRIAMREMDGLRRSTYAPDAETSGEAGRYEWLAEAWAMELDDLPGMDSDDESASDGTFPYQLEVTVSWSNDTGGERKNHVKLHGIGLFEDA, encoded by the coding sequence ATGACTAGGCGGGACGGCTTTTCGTTGCTTGAAGTCCTCGCGGCGCTGGTGGTTTTCACGATCGGCGTGACGGGGCTGCTGTCGGCGCTCGGCCATCATTTGCGCGACATCAACCAAACGAAGGACCACGCCTTGGCGGTGCGCATCGCCATGCGCGAAATGGATGGCCTGCGGCGATCCACCTACGCGCCCGACGCGGAGACCTCCGGCGAAGCGGGCCGCTACGAATGGCTGGCCGAAGCCTGGGCGATGGAACTCGACGATCTGCCGGGCATGGATTCCGACGATGAAAGCGCATCGGACGGAACCTTCCCGTACCAGCTGGAGGTTACGGTTTCGTGGAGCAACGACACCGGTGGCGAACGGAAGAACCATGTGAAGCTGCATGGGATCGGGCTTTTTGAAGATGCGTAG
- a CDS encoding type II secretion system protein yields the protein MPKEGAFQIPLHGTRQGFTLMELLVTLVVVGILCAAVGGVLRNATGSINQATDALDNLTRMRSLELVLGEALRDARALQLSQDEKRYLEEDGFYDSAEGDYRYRGEEEALGFCLDRPFLSAERDGCMHWVVLEVRTGEETDAPSLWLVDVSFLNGIDNPVGDDWGDNALFAEEAELPTREVCLLKEAESIRFTHWQLDETDMTGEPEPLELEAEEVEGDYALELPDYIEMEIKLPKMDAETLVFDYSVRRNGI from the coding sequence ATGCCGAAGGAAGGCGCATTCCAAATCCCGCTCCACGGTACAAGGCAAGGCTTCACCCTGATGGAGCTTTTGGTGACGCTGGTGGTGGTGGGCATTCTGTGCGCGGCGGTCGGCGGGGTGCTGCGCAACGCGACCGGTTCGATCAACCAGGCCACGGATGCGCTCGACAACCTGACGCGCATGCGGTCGCTGGAGCTGGTGCTGGGCGAGGCGCTGCGCGATGCCCGCGCCCTGCAGCTCTCGCAGGATGAAAAGCGCTACCTGGAAGAGGACGGCTTCTACGATTCGGCGGAGGGCGACTACCGCTACCGCGGCGAAGAGGAGGCGCTGGGCTTTTGCCTGGACCGCCCGTTCCTTTCGGCGGAGCGCGACGGCTGCATGCACTGGGTGGTGCTGGAGGTGCGCACCGGCGAGGAGACCGATGCGCCGAGCCTGTGGCTGGTCGATGTCTCGTTCCTGAACGGCATCGACAATCCGGTCGGCGACGATTGGGGCGACAACGCGTTGTTTGCCGAGGAGGCGGAACTGCCGACCCGCGAAGTGTGCCTGCTCAAGGAGGCGGAATCGATCCGCTTCACCCATTGGCAGCTCGACGAGACCGACATGACCGGCGAGCCCGAACCGCTCGAACTCGAAGCCGAGGAGGTCGAAGGCGACTATGCGCTCGAACTGCCCGACTATATCGAAATGGAAATCAAGCTCCCGAAGATGGACGCGGAAACGCTGGTCTTTGATTACAGTGTACGAAGGAATGGAATTTAG